A window of Stenotrophomonas indicatrix genomic DNA:
TGCCACCCACTTCGATGGACTCGTACGGCAGGCCGATTTCCTCGGCGCACCACAGCACCTTGCGGACGTTGCTGGAATTGCGGCGGCCCCAGATCTTCAACATGCGGGTTTCCTTGCGTACAGCAGTGCGCCGCGATGGCGCGGAGCCGCTACGATACGCCCATCCGCAGGGAGAGACGACATGACCGCATGGGATGCAGTGAACTACACGCTTCTGGCAGCAGGACTGGTGATGCTGGTGCTCGGGTACCGACGCTCGAACCGCAACATGCTGCTGTGCGCCGGCGTGCTGCTGCTGGCCTTCAATGGCATTGAAGACTTCGCCAACGGATTTGCGGAAGGCCATGCCGGCTCCAGCGCACGTACGCTGTAGCCACACCATGTCTTCTGCAGTGCTGCGCGACCGGCACACGCTGGGCAACGCCCGGCGCTACCGGTTCTTCTTCGGCAGCGCGCGTACGTAGGAGGACTTACCGTCCTTCTTCAGTTCGAACAAACCGATCGCCGCCAGCAGGTCACTGAGTTTGCCGTAACCGTAGTTGCGCGGATCGAACGAGGCCTGGTTGCCGATCTGGCTGCCGACCGGGCCCAGGTGCGACCAGCCATCCTCGCCTTCTGCCGAGGACACCGCACGGCGCAGCATCTTCACCAGACGCGTGTCGCTGCGCATTTCCGCCCCGCTCTTGCGTGGGCGCGCATCATCGCTGGTGGCCTGCTCGCTGGGCGCCTGTCCGTTCGATGATTGTTCGTTCGCTGCCTGCTCCACATCCTGCACGCTGGCGTGGGTCTGGCCCAACGCTTCGAGGTAGGTGAACTTCGAGCACGCGTTGACGAAGGGTTCCGGGGTTTTCTTTTCGCCGAAGCCATACACCTTCACGCCATCGGTCAGCAGGCGCATCACCATCGGGGTGAAGTCGGCATCGCTGGACACGATTGCGAAGCCATCGAGGTTCCGCGCGTACAGCAGATCCATCGCGTCGATCACCATCGCCATGTCCGACGCGTTCTTGCCCTTGCTGTAGGCGAACTGCTGGATCGGGCGGATCGCGTACTCGTGCAGCACCGCCTCCCAGCCTTTCAGCCGAGGGCTCTTCCAGTTGCCGTAGGCACGGCGGACGTTGGCCACACCGTAGCGCGCGACCTCGGCCAGGACTTCGTCGATCTTCGAGGCCGGTGCATTGTCGGCGTCGATCAACAGGGCGATGCGCTTTTCCGGTTCGCTCATGGACTCCTCACGGGCAGTTGCCTGAACCCGAGTATCGCCGATCCCGATGCACGCTGACGTGACAAGGAGCGGCCGTGCGAAGATGCCAGGCACTTCCCCCATGCCCCCCTGGAGTGAGTCGATGAGTCGTGATCGCGTCCCCCACCTGGTCGTTGTCGGCGGCGGTTTCGCCGGCCTGTGGGCCACCCGTGCGCTGGCCCGCGAACGCATACGCATCACCCTGGTCGACCGTCGCAACCACCACCTGTTCCAGCCGCTGCTTTACCAGGTCGCCACCGCTGGGCTGTCCGCTCCGGATATCGCCGCACCGCTGCGCCACATCCTCGGCCACCAGCGCAACGTGGAGGTGCGGCTGGGCGAAGTGGTGGCCATCGACAAGCAGGCCCGCCAGGTGCGCATGGCCGATGGCAGCACGCTGGACTACGACAGCCTGCTGCTGGCCACAGGCGCCACCCACGCCTACTTCGGCCACGACGAATGGGCCGACGATGCGCCCGGCCTGAAGACGCTGGACGATGCCATCGCCCTGCGCCGCAAACTGCTGCTGGCGTTCGAACGCGCCGAAGCCGAACCGGACCCGGAAAAGAAGGCGGCATGGCTGAGCTTTGCCGTGGTGGGCGGTGGACCGACCGGCGTCGAGCTGGCCGGCACCCTCGCGGAAATCGCCCGGCATACGCTGCGCAATGAATTCCGCCACATCGATCCGGCCAGCGCCAAGGTTCGGCTGGTCGAGGCCGGTCCGCGCGTGTTGTCCACCTTCCCCGAAGTGCTTTCGCTGAAGGCACGCCGGCAGCTGGAAAAGCTGGGCGTGGAAGTGATGACCGGCACGCCGGTGAGCCACATCGATGGACAGGGCTTCAAGCTGGGCGACCAGTTCGTGCCCGCGCGCACCGTGGTCTGGGCCGCCGGCGTGGCCGCCTCACCGCTGGCGCGCACCCTGGACGTACCGCTGGACCGCGCCGGTCGCGTGCAGGTGCAGCCCGACCTGACCCTGCCTGGTCATCCGGAACTGTTCGTGGCCGGCGATCTTGCTGCGCTGAACCAGGCCAACGGCAAGCCGGTACCGGGCGTTGCGCCTGCCGCCAAGCAGATGGGCAAGTACGTGGCGGACGTGATTCGCGCGCGCCTGCATGGCAAGGCAGCACCCGGGCCGTTCAAGTACGCCGACTTCGGCAACCTGGCCACCATCGGCCGCATGGCCGCGATCGTGCACCTGGGCAAGCTGCAGTTGTCCGGCGTGCTGGCCTGGTGGTTCTGGCTGGCCGCGCACGTGTTCTTCCTGATCGGGTTCCGCAACCGCGTCGTGGTGCTGTTGAACTGGGCGGTGGCGTACTGGAGCTACCAGCGCAGCGCGCGGATCATCTTCGGCGATGACCGCGAAGACCGGCGACCGAAGCGGTAGGTACTGCCGTGGGTGACCTCTCGACCGACACAGTAGATCCACGCCATGCGTGGATGAATTTCTGTGCAGGTTGCATGGAGCGCAGCCACGCATGGCGTGGCTCTACTGCTTCATCGGACCTGGATCATGTCCGGCAGAAATCTTCGCGGTAGGTAGTGCCGCGGGCACGTCCTCGACCGGCACAGTAGATCCACGCCATGCGTGGATGAAGTTCTGCGCAGGCTGCATGGAGCGCAGCCACGCATGGTGTGGCTCTACTGCTTCATCGGGCCTGGATCATGTCCGGCAGAACTCTTCGCGGTAGGTAGCGCGGCGAACGCCCTCGACCGACACAGTAGATCCACGCCATGCGTGGATGAAGTTCTGCGCAGGCTGCATGGAGCGCAGCCACGCATGGCGTGGCTCTACTGCTTCATCGGGCCTGGATCATGTCCGGCAGAAATCTTCGCGGTAGGTAGCGCGGCGAGCGCCCTCGACCGACACAGTAGATCCACGCCATGCGTGGATGAATTTCTGTGCAGGCCGCAGGGAGCGTAGCCACGCATGCCGTGGATTCACCGTTTCATCGGGCCGCCGGGCACACGCCGTTTCGACCATGCTCGGCAGAAATCCTCCTTCCTCGCGGTGTCGGCAATCTGCGCCGCACTCCAATGCCGGGTGATCCAGATCGTCAGTGCGCTGCTGCTCAGGTGCCAGCGCAGCATGTCGTGCTGCGGCTGCCGCATCAGGTGGCGA
This region includes:
- a CDS encoding NYN domain-containing protein, which encodes MSEPEKRIALLIDADNAPASKIDEVLAEVARYGVANVRRAYGNWKSPRLKGWEAVLHEYAIRPIQQFAYSKGKNASDMAMVIDAMDLLYARNLDGFAIVSSDADFTPMVMRLLTDGVKVYGFGEKKTPEPFVNACSKFTYLEALGQTHASVQDVEQAANEQSSNGQAPSEQATSDDARPRKSGAEMRSDTRLVKMLRRAVSSAEGEDGWSHLGPVGSQIGNQASFDPRNYGYGKLSDLLAAIGLFELKKDGKSSYVRALPKKNR
- a CDS encoding NAD(P)/FAD-dependent oxidoreductase; this translates as MSRDRVPHLVVVGGGFAGLWATRALARERIRITLVDRRNHHLFQPLLYQVATAGLSAPDIAAPLRHILGHQRNVEVRLGEVVAIDKQARQVRMADGSTLDYDSLLLATGATHAYFGHDEWADDAPGLKTLDDAIALRRKLLLAFERAEAEPDPEKKAAWLSFAVVGGGPTGVELAGTLAEIARHTLRNEFRHIDPASAKVRLVEAGPRVLSTFPEVLSLKARRQLEKLGVEVMTGTPVSHIDGQGFKLGDQFVPARTVVWAAGVAASPLARTLDVPLDRAGRVQVQPDLTLPGHPELFVAGDLAALNQANGKPVPGVAPAAKQMGKYVADVIRARLHGKAAPGPFKYADFGNLATIGRMAAIVHLGKLQLSGVLAWWFWLAAHVFFLIGFRNRVVVLLNWAVAYWSYQRSARIIFGDDREDRRPKR